GGCGATTGCGGGTCGGAGCGGCGATCGGAGTCGGCGATTTTGATCGAGCAGAAAGCTTGATTCGACAAGGCGTCGATTTGTTGGTGGTCGACTCGGCTCACGGGCACAGTCGGAATGTGATTGAAACCGTCCGAGAAATTAAACAGCAAAGTGAATGGGACATTGATGTCGTGGCGGGAAATGTCGCCACGGGCGAAGCGACGCGTGAACTGATCGAGGCAGGTGCCGATGCTGTCAAAGTTGGCATCGGACCTGGATCGATTTGTACCACGCGAGTGATCAGCGGCGTCGGTGTTCCTCAGATCACAGCGATCCTTGAAGCGGTCAAGGTCGCCGAGGAACGAAACATACCCATCATCGCAGACGGCGGGATTCGCTTTAGCGGTGATGTAACCAAGGCCATTGCGGCCGGGGCCAGCACGGTGATGATCGGCAGTTTGTTTGCCGGACTGACCGAAAGCCCTGGCAAGATGATTTTGTACCAAGGACGGACCTTTAAGTCTTACCGCGGGATGGGATCGATCGGCGCGATGGGAAAAGGAAGTAGTGATCGGTATCGGCAAAAAGGCACTCCGACGGACAAGCTTGTTCCCGAAGGTGTCGAAGGCCGCGTACCGTTCAAAGGTCCGCTCAGCGATTACGTTTACCAATTGGTGGGCGGATTACGAGCGGGAATGGGATATGTCGGAACACGGACGATAGACGAATTGCGTCGGGATGCGAAGTTTATTCGCGTTTCGGCAGCGACGGTTAGGGAGAACCACCCGCATGACATTGCGATTACCCAAGAATCACCGAATTACAGTCCAGAAGTGCAGTCTGGCGAAACGCTCTAGGATTGGCATGGTTTTGCTGATCGCAGGGACTAGTTTCTGCGGTCTGACGAAACCATCGGCTGCGTGGGGGCAACAGCCACCTGCGCTTCGGCCCGTCCCCAAAATGGGTTTCGAATCGGCTGCCCGAGCAACGCAGCAACACGATCCACAACACGACGGTTGGGATTTGAAGTGGCGAAGAAGCGGCAATCTAACGTCGCCAAAGAGCGATTCGGTCGATCACGTCTTGGCCGGCCGAGATCCGTTCGCAGATGCGGGTACTTCATCCGAATCCGACGCGTTGATTCGAAAGCCGCGTGTCGCGCCGGTGGCTTACGCGGAAAAGCAATTGGTGGTTGCCAGTGGCCCGGTGGCTCAGACTGCCTGGACGCAGCCTCAGCAGAGCGACGGTTTTCAATTGCCAGCGCCCGCAGCTTCAGGGAATCCGCCAAACACAGCCTTGCCGGTCGGTCCACAAGGATCAATGCGTGGTGAGACCGATTTTTTCAACAACCCGTTCGGCGAAGGTAGCAGCGGGCGTCAAGTGGCCCCTTCGCTGAATCCAAACCAAGGCATCGCGGATCCGGCGCGGGCGACCGAACAACGATCCATGAACGAGTTGCGCAGCGGTATCGGTGGCAACTTGTCACCGCCAACGCAACTTCAACCGTTGCCCAAGCCCATTGAAGATGGGCCTTCGCTAGGCGACATGATGCGTGAACAGCCCCCCAAGCCGCGAGGCCGCGAGCAGGGGCTGGAAACTCTTCCCGATCCACGAGATGAACCATCCGGCTCGGCTTCGGACCGTCCGGAACCCTACGAGAATCCGTGGGATTCGGTTCGCGATCGGAATCAAGTCCGTGATGACGAGCGAATGGCAGCCGGCGGTGCCGACTCGGAGGGTGCAGGCATTTACGGTAGCGGTGAAGACCAGTTAAAGCCCGATATGGGATTGACCTGCGACGATTTTCGCGACCGCATTGCGGCGCAAACCATCGACAAAGTCTCGCTCGACATCAGTCCTCCGTTTCGGCCAGACTTAATCAGCGAGGCGGAGTACCAGAAGTCGAAGGCTGATTTTGACGAGGGCCAAATCGATCGTCAGTGGCGTTCGATTGACGGTCGTTCGCTTGCCAAGGGCCGGTTGGTCGACTTGGCCTACGAGAAAGCCGTGATCACAACCAGCTATGGTACGACCGAGGAGGTCCCGATCAACGAGCTGAGCGAACCCGACTTGGCATACATTTCCGAGAATTGGGGGCTGCCCAAGGAATGCTTGATCGAACAAGTTGTCTACACACCGCGATCCTGGCAGCCAATGACCATGACTTGGGCGGCATCGAATTTGTGCCACAAACCGCTGTACTTCGAAGATGTCAACTTGGAGCGATACGGTCACACTCACGGTCCGCTGTGGGAGCCCGTGGTATCTTCGGCACACTTTTTTGTAAACATCGCGGTATTGCCGTATAAGATGGGAGTGCATTCTCCGCATGAATGCCAATACGCACTGGGGTATTACCGCCCAGGCAACTGTGCCCCGTGGATCAAACCGCCCGTGCCGATCAGCGTGCGTGGTGGGTTGACTCAGGCGGCCGTGATGACCGGAGCGTTTTGGTTGGTCCCTTAATGAACTCTCTGCGAACAGCAATCAGCGATGTCACCTGCAATCGAGCTACTAAAGCCACTGGTCGCCTATCCATCGGTCAGTTCGAGCAGTAACGTTGCCTTGACTGGTTTTGTTGCGGCGCAGCTTCAAACGCTGGGCTTCGATGTCGAGATCACAACGTACCGCGATCCAGCGGGGATCGAAAAGGCGAATTTGGTTGGTAAGCGATTGCCGCCAGACGGCTGTACCGATGGTGGACTTGCCTATTGCTGTCACACCGATGTGGTTCCGGCGATGCGGTGGTCGGGGCCGGGCGGTGATCCGTTTCAAGCAGTGATTCAGGATGATCGGGTCTATGGTCGGGGCACCTGTGACATGAAGGGATCCTTAGCTGCGATGCTAGCGGCGGTTTCACAAATTCCTACGGAAAGCCAATCGCTTCCAATCTGGATCCTTTGTACGGCGGACGAAGAGGTCGGATTCGATGGGGCGAAGCATTTGGTCCGCCTATCGGCCGCGTACCGTGAAATCGTGGCTGCACAGCCCGTTGCCATTATCGGCGAACCCACCGAATTGGGCGTTGTCCATGCCCACAAAGGGATCGTCGGTTTTCGGATCCGCAGTTACGGTCGCGCTGCCCACAGCAGCACCGCGGACGGGATCAACGCCAACGTGGCGATGGTTCCCATGTTGCAGAAAATCGCCGAGCTGAATGCTCGAACCCTCAGCGATGCACGATACCACGACCACCGATTCGATCCGCCGACATTATCGTGGAACTTTGGGTTCACCGACCACGGCACTGCGATCAACGTTACTACGCCGCTGAGCGAAGCCTGGGTCAGCTTGCGAATGATGCCAGAGATCAACGGTGAAGACTTGATCGTCGAAGCGAAAGACTTTGCGACATCCTTGGGATTGGAGTTCACGCGGTTCGGCGGAGGCGAGCCGGTATGGGTGGACGCCGAAGCACCCTGCATCCAAACCATGTCCGCACTCGCGCACTGCCAACCGCGAACGGTATGCTATTCGACCGACGGGGGCCAATTCACGGAACTGCGTCAATTGTTGGTGTGTGGGCCGGGTGATATCGCGCAAGCGCACACGACGGACGAATGGATAAGCATCAAGCAACTCGACCATGGGACCGAGTTGTATCGCAAGGCGATTCAAACATGGTCCTGCAGCGAAAAACGGTAACGAACAAAAGCCCTGGCAAGGGACCTCGCCAGAGCTTTCGCTTGATTCATGTTCACGCGCTGAGAGCAATCGAACTACTTCAGTTCGACGGTTCCGCCCGCTTCTTCGACTTCGGCTTTGACCTTTTCGGCGTCTTCTTTCGACACGCCTTCTTTCAAAGTCGCGGGGCAGCTTTCGACCATCTTCTTGGCTTCCATCAGCGAAGCGCCCGTCAGGTTCTTGACGACCTTGACGACATTCAGCTTCTTGTCGCCAAAACCGGTCAAAACGACGTCAAATTCGGTTTGCTCTTCGACAGCAGCAGCGCCGCCCTCGCCAGCCGCAGGAGCCATCATGACACCGCCACCTGCAGCAGGCTCGATGCCATGCACATCCTTCAGGTAGTCGCTAAGCTCTTTTGCTTGCTTTAGGGTCATGTTAGCGATCTTGTCGCCTAGTTCTTTCGCATCGGCGCTAAATTCTGCGACTGCAGTGCCTTCTTCGGACATTTCTAATACCTCAAAAACAGTTGGTGATTTGTTACGGGAATGACTAACAAAAGAGCAACTACTCGTCGCCTTCTGAAACTTTCTTGATTTGACTGTTGAGCTTCTTACCCGGGCCGAGCAATGCGGCGGACAACTGGGCTCCAGGACCAAGGATTTGACCCACCAGCAGCGAAATCTGTTCTTCACGGCTTGGCCATTTGCTGACTTCCTTCAATTTGTCAGCGTCAAGCTTTTCGCCATCCATGACGCCGCCATTGGCGGAGAAGCTCTCGAACTTGGCGGTGTCTTTGTCAAGACGGACCAGCTCTTTGACGAGGGAGACGAAGTCCGTCGCTCCCCAGCAAACCGCAACCTGACCTTGAGTGCCCTCAAAGGCAGGTGCCAGAGACGACCCCTCGGTCGCTCGACGTGCGAGAGAATTTTTGACGACAAGGATGCGAATATCTTTCGCATCCAATTCGCCGCGAAGTTCATTGGTAGTATTGGCATCCATCCCGACATAGCTGACCAGCACGGCGTCTTCGACCCCGTCCAGCTCACGCTTGATATCGCGAGTTACCAATTCTTTGACGTATTTACTCATCGTTTGGGTTCACTTAGGTGTGATCGATTGCTTCTTTGGCATTCTTTGATAAAAGCATTGTTACCTAACAATACTTTCTGGGGACCACGCGAGCGCTACAACGCGATCCTCACACTTGGGCTCATCGTCGCACAGATCGCAACGCCTTTGACATAAGTGCCCTTGACCGATTGAGGCTTCATTCCGTTAACGAAGGAAAGGAACGCGGCAATGTTCTCGGTTAACTTAGTCGATTCGAAACTGAGTTTGCCGACCATGGCGTGGACGTTGCCACCCTTGTCGTTACGAAACTCGACCTTGCCCGCCTTATATTCGCTGACGACTTTCGCAACGTCGGGCGTCACCGTTCCCGCACGAGGACTCGGCATCAAGCCGCGAGGTCCGAGAACACGTCCAAGAGGGCCGACCAGTCCCATCATGTCGGGGGCCGCGATACAGACGTCAAAGTCGGTCCAGCCGTCTTTGATTTTCTTGGCCAGGTCATCCTGTCCGACGACGTCGGCTCCGGCTTCTTCCGCGGCCTTGGCAGCGTCACCTTTGGCAAAAACGACGACGCGTTGCGTCTTGCCGATGCCGTTGGGAAGCACAATGCTGCCACGGATAATTTGATCCGCCTGGTTCGGGTCAACACCCAAACGCATGTGAACTTCGACCGTCTGATCGAATTTAGTCGAATCGTATTTTTTGAGTGCGTCAACCGCCTCACCGAGAGGCAAAGGATTGGCGGGCTGCTTTTCGAGCGCCGCGCGATAACGCTTTGATTTCTTTCCCATATTTGTCACGACTTTCGTGTTGTCGGGTGGTTTGGCGAGTCTCACCGATCCTGAACGCTTCCGGGGTCGACGATCGACATCCGACCTGCGTCAGTGGCAAGCTCTCCCACTTGTTGGATCACATCCACGTTAAAGAGGCGTGGTAGGCCGAAGCCCTGTGAAGCGAAGAATGTCGCGAATCAAAGGTGAGTCGTCAACGCCAAACGTAGGCTGTTGGGCCACTTTTTGGTAAGATTCTTCGCAGGGCTCGGGGAAACTGCTGCAGGAAACAGGCAAAACTATGGTCGAGATCGCTCGTCACCGAGCTTTAGCACTGTTAACCGAATGCACCGGTGACGATATTTGGAGCGTGGAGCATTGCCGCGCCCATCGAGTTCCCGAGCAATGGATTGACGAATTGGCGGACAATTTTGAGTCGGGTTTCCGAGCCGATAGCCATACCATTTACTTCAAGGACAAGGTAACCAACCAATTCCGGGGCGTTCGTGATATCGATTTGGCGGTCCGTATCGCGGAGTCGCTTGGCTTGCAAGTCGATCGGGTGACCGCCGCGACGTTCAGTCGGCGAGGAATGGTGGCGGCGATCAAGCAAGCGATCATGGACGGCGATTGACGTTTTTTCTGCTGCAAAGGAGGATGGCCGAGTAAAAGGAGGCTTGTCGAAATGTGGCATCGGCTGCCATAATCCCCAGCCACGAGCAAGATGGCAAACGCAGTCAATGGATGCATCCATTTTCAAATAGTCAGAATAGACAAACGTTCAACAGCAATTTTTAGAGAGAAGACGCGATGGCAGGCCGTAGCAAGAAAAAGGCGGAGACAGTGTTCTTGGTTTGCGAAGAAACCAACGACTACAACTACACCTTGCAGCGAAAAGCAGGTGGCGAAAAGCTGCGGCTGAAGAAATATAGCCCGCGTCTTCGTAAGCACACCTGGCACGCTGAAAAGAAAAAATAGCCTCTCCCCGCATGCTACGCACTTGATCGTTTCGCGGCTTGACGTTCTCGCTACTTTTGGAGTTCAAGGATGCAGCGCCAGTGGCGGATCATTCCTCACGATACCTCTCGCGTCGAACAACTTGCGAAGACCGCGCGATTGCCCGCGGTGGTGGCACAGTTGTTGGTCAGCCGAGGTATCTATCGCGCGGAGGATGCGGCAAGCTTCTTGTGCACCAAGCTGACGAACCTGCGCGATCCCAATGAGCTGCCGGGCGTTGTTAAGGCGACGGAATTGATCGTGTCGGCGATCGATGCCAAGTTGCCGATCACGGTTTATGGCGATTACGACGCGGACGGTATGACCGGCACGGCGATTCTCGTCAATGGCCTCAGTCTTCTCGGCGCCAACGTCAGTTACCATGTTCCGAATCGACTCGAAGACGGGTACGGTTTGAATGAGGACGCGATTCGGAAATTGGCCGATCGTGGCAAGAAGATGATCATCTCGGTCGATTGTGGAGTCACCAGTCGAGCTCACGCCGATCTTTGTCGCGACCTTGGCGTGATGCTGATCATTACCGACCATCACATGATCGACGGAGAACTGCCCAAGGCTGATGCAATCGTTCATCCGCGGTTGCCAGGTACGGCTTACCCTTTTGGCGAACTCTGTGGAGCAGGTGTTGCCTTCAAGCTGGCTTGGGCGTTGTGCCAGCAGGTGTGTGGGGCAAAAAAAGTCACCGAGCCGATGCGGCGCTACTTAATGCAATCGCTGTCATTGGCAGCCATTGGAACCGTCGCGGACGTCGTCCCCTTGTTGGACGAAAACCGCGTGCTCGTCGAGCATGGGCTGCGAATGCTGCAGGCGGAACCGCTTCCTGGCTTGGCCGAATTGATGAAGGTGACCAAGCTCGACCAATCTTCGTCGCTGAGTTCCGAGAGCATTGCGTTTACCCTTGCACCCCGGCTGAACGCCGCTGGTCGATTGGGCCAAGCCCAATTGGCGGTCGAACTGTTGACGACCCCGGCTGGCGAACGGGCGGTGTCGTTAGCTGAATACATCCACCAATTGAACAGTGACCGCGACACCTTGCAGCGGAGCGTGACGCTGGCAGCGCAGAAGCAAGCTAAGGCCGAGTTCGATCCCGAATTGGACCCGGCGCTCGTGCTCTCGGGTGTCGGTTGGCATGCAGGAGTGATTGGGGTGGTGGCGGGGCGTTTAGCCGAGAAGTACGCCAAGCCCGTTTTTGTTCTGTCGCTCGATGCGACGGGCAAGAAAGAAGCGGTGGGATCCGGACGCGTTGGGGGGACCGATATTGATTTGCATGATGCTCTCAGCGAGTGTAGCGAGCGGCTGATTCGCTTTGGGGGCCATAAAGCGGCTGCGGGATTGACGATCGACGAGCAGCAGATCGATGCCTTTCGCGGCGATTTTTGTGAAGCGATCACCAAGCAATGGCAGGAGCGAGGCGTTGCACCCGAGATCGTCATCGATGCCGAAGCTTCCCTGGGGCAATTGAACCTCGAAACGGTTAAGCAAATCGAAAGGCTCGCTCCATTTGGCGCAGGCAACCCTCGGCCTGTGCTTTTCTGCGGCGATTGCGTACTTGATGAGCCCGCACGCCGCATGGGGGGCGGGGATCGTCATTTAGCCGTCAAGCTACGCCAAGGCAGCAAGACGGTTCGAGGGGTCGCCTTCGGAGCCGGCGATTGGTGCGACGCATTGAACGAAGTGGAGGGTCCCATCGAAATTGCTTATCGTCCGGTGATCAACGAGTTTCGTGGGTTCCGCAAGGTCGAGGTTCATCTCGTGGATTGGCGGGTCGCATCGTCTCGCCGCGAGGGTCGCGTCGATCAAGCAGGCCAGGCGTTGGTGTCGTAGGCTCTGCTCGGTGTTTCTTTTCGGTGTTTCTTTTCGGTATTACTTTTCGCTGCTACAACGCCACCTGCTCTCCACCACCGATCGCACTGCGCCGGCATGCATCCACGATTTGCTGAGTTTTCAGTGCCAATTCGCTGTATCGAGCGTCGACCTCGCCATCGAT
This window of the Novipirellula artificiosorum genome carries:
- the guaB gene encoding IMP dehydrogenase codes for the protein MMDDKLGMMGVTFDDVLLLPRFSEVVPSEVDVTSRLTNRITLQIPLLSSPMDTVTESEMAIALAKEGGIGIVHKNLSPRSQTQQVLKVKRSANGIIVDPVTLPPEEKVGRAAELMDQANVSGIPIVQADRTLAGILTRRDLRFLEDPDLPVSEVMTHENLVTAVGNVTLEEAEKILTAKRIEKLLLIDEDRRLTGLITIRDIDMMKRFPRACKDPQGRLRVGAAIGVGDFDRAESLIRQGVDLLVVDSAHGHSRNVIETVREIKQQSEWDIDVVAGNVATGEATRELIEAGADAVKVGIGPGSICTTRVISGVGVPQITAILEAVKVAEERNIPIIADGGIRFSGDVTKAIAAGASTVMIGSLFAGLTESPGKMILYQGRTFKSYRGMGSIGAMGKGSSDRYRQKGTPTDKLVPEGVEGRVPFKGPLSDYVYQLVGGLRAGMGYVGTRTIDELRRDAKFIRVSAATVRENHPHDIAITQESPNYSPEVQSGETL
- a CDS encoding M20 family metallopeptidase, yielding MSPAIELLKPLVAYPSVSSSSNVALTGFVAAQLQTLGFDVEITTYRDPAGIEKANLVGKRLPPDGCTDGGLAYCCHTDVVPAMRWSGPGGDPFQAVIQDDRVYGRGTCDMKGSLAAMLAAVSQIPTESQSLPIWILCTADEEVGFDGAKHLVRLSAAYREIVAAQPVAIIGEPTELGVVHAHKGIVGFRIRSYGRAAHSSTADGINANVAMVPMLQKIAELNARTLSDARYHDHRFDPPTLSWNFGFTDHGTAINVTTPLSEAWVSLRMMPEINGEDLIVEAKDFATSLGLEFTRFGGGEPVWVDAEAPCIQTMSALAHCQPRTVCYSTDGGQFTELRQLLVCGPGDIAQAHTTDEWISIKQLDHGTELYRKAIQTWSCSEKR
- the rplL gene encoding 50S ribosomal protein L7/L12; this encodes MSEEGTAVAEFSADAKELGDKIANMTLKQAKELSDYLKDVHGIEPAAGGGVMMAPAAGEGGAAAVEEQTEFDVVLTGFGDKKLNVVKVVKNLTGASLMEAKKMVESCPATLKEGVSKEDAEKVKAEVEEAGGTVELK
- the rplJ gene encoding 50S ribosomal protein L10, producing MSKYVKELVTRDIKRELDGVEDAVLVSYVGMDANTTNELRGELDAKDIRILVVKNSLARRATEGSSLAPAFEGTQGQVAVCWGATDFVSLVKELVRLDKDTAKFESFSANGGVMDGEKLDADKLKEVSKWPSREEQISLLVGQILGPGAQLSAALLGPGKKLNSQIKKVSEGDE
- the rplA gene encoding 50S ribosomal protein L1 translates to MGKKSKRYRAALEKQPANPLPLGEAVDALKKYDSTKFDQTVEVHMRLGVDPNQADQIIRGSIVLPNGIGKTQRVVVFAKGDAAKAAEEAGADVVGQDDLAKKIKDGWTDFDVCIAAPDMMGLVGPLGRVLGPRGLMPSPRAGTVTPDVAKVVSEYKAGKVEFRNDKGGNVHAMVGKLSFESTKLTENIAAFLSFVNGMKPQSVKGTYVKGVAICATMSPSVRIAL
- a CDS encoding FMN-binding protein yields the protein MVEIARHRALALLTECTGDDIWSVEHCRAHRVPEQWIDELADNFESGFRADSHTIYFKDKVTNQFRGVRDIDLAVRIAESLGLQVDRVTAATFSRRGMVAAIKQAIMDGD
- the rpmG gene encoding 50S ribosomal protein L33, yielding MAGRSKKKAETVFLVCEETNDYNYTLQRKAGGEKLRLKKYSPRLRKHTWHAEKKK
- the recJ gene encoding single-stranded-DNA-specific exonuclease RecJ, which codes for MQRQWRIIPHDTSRVEQLAKTARLPAVVAQLLVSRGIYRAEDAASFLCTKLTNLRDPNELPGVVKATELIVSAIDAKLPITVYGDYDADGMTGTAILVNGLSLLGANVSYHVPNRLEDGYGLNEDAIRKLADRGKKMIISVDCGVTSRAHADLCRDLGVMLIITDHHMIDGELPKADAIVHPRLPGTAYPFGELCGAGVAFKLAWALCQQVCGAKKVTEPMRRYLMQSLSLAAIGTVADVVPLLDENRVLVEHGLRMLQAEPLPGLAELMKVTKLDQSSSLSSESIAFTLAPRLNAAGRLGQAQLAVELLTTPAGERAVSLAEYIHQLNSDRDTLQRSVTLAAQKQAKAEFDPELDPALVLSGVGWHAGVIGVVAGRLAEKYAKPVFVLSLDATGKKEAVGSGRVGGTDIDLHDALSECSERLIRFGGHKAAAGLTIDEQQIDAFRGDFCEAITKQWQERGVAPEIVIDAEASLGQLNLETVKQIERLAPFGAGNPRPVLFCGDCVLDEPARRMGGGDRHLAVKLRQGSKTVRGVAFGAGDWCDALNEVEGPIEIAYRPVINEFRGFRKVEVHLVDWRVASSRREGRVDQAGQALVS